Within the Streptomyces sp. NBC_00554 genome, the region GCGGTACGCAGGACCCGCGACCTTCGCCCGGCTGCCGCGCCTCGACGAGGTCGGCACCGCCGACGTCGCCGTGGTCGGGGTGCCGTTCGACTCCGGCGTCTCGTACCGGCCGGGCGCCCGCTTCGGCGGCAACGCGATCCGCGAGGCGTCCCGGCTGCTGCGCCCCTACAACCCGGCCCAGGACGCCTCGCCCTTCGCCCTCGCGCAGGTCGCGGACGCCGGTGACATCGCGGCGAACCCGTTCAACATCAACGAGGCCGTGGAGACGGTCGAGGCGGCGGCCGACGAACTGCTCGGCACCGGCGCCCGCCTCATGACGCTGGGCGGCGACCACACCATCGCGCTGCCGCTGCTGAGGTCCGTGGCCAAGAAGCACGGCCCCGTCGCGCTGCTCCACTTCGACGCCCATCTCGACACCTGGGACACCTACTTCGGGGCCGAGTACACGCACGGCACGCCATTCCGCCGGGCGGTGGAGGAGGGCATCCTCGACACCGAGGCGCTCTCGCACGTCGGCACCCGCGGCCCGCTGTACGGCAAGCAGGATCTCACCGACGACGAGAAGATGGGCTTCGGCATCGTCACCTCGGCGGACATCTACCGCCGCGGCGCCGACGAGGTCGCCGACCAGCTGCGCCAGCGCATCGGCAACCGCCCTCTCTACATCTCCATTGACATCGACTGCCTGGACCCGGCGCACGCGCCCGGCACGGGCACGCCGGAAGCGGGCGGCATGACCTCCCGCGAACTCCTGGAGATCCTGCGGGGGTTGTCGTCCTGCAACCTGGTGTCGGCCGACGTCGTCGAGGTCGCGCCCGCGTACGATCACGCCGAGATCACGGCGGTGGCCGCGTCCCACACGGCGTATGAACTCACGACCATCATGTCCCGCCAGATTGCAGAGGCACGCGCGAAGTGACCCACGACCACGACCTGGAGCTCCGCCCCACGGCCGCCCAGACCGCAGCCGCCCTGAACCCGCCCCCCGGGCGCAACGGCGGAGACCTGGTCGTGGAGACCCTCACCGGTCTCGGCGCGACGACCGTCTTCGGCCTGCCAGGGCAGCACGCGCTTGGCATGTTCGACGCCCTGCGCCGCTCCTCCCTCCAGTACGTGGGCCTGCGCGTCGAGAACAACGCGGGGTTCGCGGCGGACGCGTACGGCCGCATCACCGGTGAGGCGGCCCCGCTGCTGCTGTCGACGGGCCCGGGCGCGCTGACCTCGCTGGCCGCGCTCCAGGAGGCGGCCGCGGCTTCCTCCCCCGTCCTCGCCATCAGCAGCCAGATCCCCACCGCCGGGCTCGGCGGCGGACGCCACGGCTATCTGCATGAACTCCCCGACCAGCAGGCGTCGTTCAGGGGAGTGGTGAAGTCCGTGCACACGGTCCGCAGTCAGTCCCAGATCCCGTCGGCGATCGCGGCGGCGTGGGAGTCGGCGCTGACGGCCCCGCACGGCCCGGTGTGGGTGGAGATCCCTCAGGACGTGCTCCTCGCCGAGACGTCACTGCCGGTCGTGACGGCGATGGACGCGACCCCGGAGGACGTGGTCCCGCGCCCCGAACTCACAGCAGTGGCGGCCCACTTGCTGTCGAACGCCGCCCGCCCCGCGATCATCGCGGGCGGCGGAGTCGTACGAGCGGACGCGTCCGGCAAGCTCCGCCAACTCGCCGAGAAGCTGAACGCCCCCGTCGTCACCACCTTCGGCGGAAAGGGCGCCTTCCCCTGGGAACACCCGCTCTCCCTCCAGTCCTGGCTGGAGGACCGCCACACCACGGACTTCCTGGAGGACGCGGACGTCCTCCTCGTGGTGGGCTCGGGCCTGGGCGAACTGTCGTCGAACTACCACACGTTCAAGCCCCGGGGCCGCGTCGTCCAGATCGAGGCGGACCTCGGCAAACTGGAGTCCAACCACCCGGCGCTCGGCATCCACGCGGACGCCCGCCTTGCGCTGTCGGCGCTCCTGGAGACGGTTTCCGACCGCGCGGACGACACGGCGCGGGAGCGGGTGCGTACGGTGCTCGCCCGGGTCGGGGAGCGCATCGCCGCCCAGGAACTCACCCTGGAACAGGACGTGTTGGCGTCCGTCCGCCAGGCG harbors:
- the speB gene encoding agmatinase; protein product: MSSNETPRGPVDSSRIPRYAGPATFARLPRLDEVGTADVAVVGVPFDSGVSYRPGARFGGNAIREASRLLRPYNPAQDASPFALAQVADAGDIAANPFNINEAVETVEAAADELLGTGARLMTLGGDHTIALPLLRSVAKKHGPVALLHFDAHLDTWDTYFGAEYTHGTPFRRAVEEGILDTEALSHVGTRGPLYGKQDLTDDEKMGFGIVTSADIYRRGADEVADQLRQRIGNRPLYISIDIDCLDPAHAPGTGTPEAGGMTSRELLEILRGLSSCNLVSADVVEVAPAYDHAEITAVAASHTAYELTTIMSRQIAEARAK
- a CDS encoding thiamine pyrophosphate-binding protein, which codes for MTHDHDLELRPTAAQTAAALNPPPGRNGGDLVVETLTGLGATTVFGLPGQHALGMFDALRRSSLQYVGLRVENNAGFAADAYGRITGEAAPLLLSTGPGALTSLAALQEAAAASSPVLAISSQIPTAGLGGGRHGYLHELPDQQASFRGVVKSVHTVRSQSQIPSAIAAAWESALTAPHGPVWVEIPQDVLLAETSLPVVTAMDATPEDVVPRPELTAVAAHLLSNAARPAIIAGGGVVRADASGKLRQLAEKLNAPVVTTFGGKGAFPWEHPLSLQSWLEDRHTTDFLEDADVLLVVGSGLGELSSNYHTFKPRGRVVQIEADLGKLESNHPALGIHADARLALSALLETVSDRADDTARERVRTVLARVGERIAAQELTLEQDVLASVRQALPAGSPSFWDMTILAYWAWSAFDPRGSNTMHSAQGAGGLGYGFPAALGAATADPTRPVLAVSGDGGALYSIAELATARQYDLNVTWLIVDDGGYGILREYMTDAFGQATATELARPDYVALAESFGVPGVRTSPETLETDLSKALATPGPSVVLLPAVLRMFAPTHLD